Part of the Toxotes jaculatrix isolate fToxJac2 chromosome 1, fToxJac2.pri, whole genome shotgun sequence genome, ACAATGCATTCATTCAAtctttaaaagtccaggcccaagcCAAACGAAGCAGCCAGCAAATAGTCCTCGATCAGGCTACGTGCAATCACCCGAGGAAGAGAGAAGCGAGCGCATGTACACTCTGCGATAGTGGAGGttagcagcaacctgcggctaaaaaagcaagagagggtcaagaTCGCCACTGCACCCTTTTATGTGACTCATGTGGCGATAGGCTGACGAGGACCAAGGTGAACAAAACGGTGCAAACTCGCACTgggagatgaaagatgaaacatCTCATCCTGTTACACACTTTACTTTTTCAGCTGTAATCTAATCTTAGAAATCTTGGTGTTGTATATGATCATATCAATATTTAGCCCGTTCATGTTTCTTCCATGTAGGAAACATTGGAAAGCTCAGGTCTATTGTATCACAACCAGAGCTACAAATGATTATTCACATTATCCACATTACTGCAGCTCCCTTTTCACCTTCCTCAGCAAGTTGTTTCTGGACCATCTCCAAATGGTCCAGAATGCTGCTGCAAGACTGTTGACCAGGTCCAGCAGGACAACGCACATCACACCCATCCTATCGTCTTCACAGGTCATAGGAAGGTTACAGTCTCCTCATTGCTCCACACATTATTaatgttttcctctcctcactgGAAATGACCAGTAATGTTTAAGTCACATGATTCATGTACGCTAACATTTATTCTCTAAGTCTGGTTCCATTGCACTTTATCGATACATCAACTTTCCCACCTTAGCAAAGCATAAAAACAGGTGTGTGACATttcaagatttttatttttttatttttaggtatgCATTACAGCCACAGAGAAATTATTAGATGATAACATTATGATAACAACAGGTGCACACCTCAGTTTGAGTAAAGTCAAAAATCCATCCATTTGTCATCAAAGTCAGCCACATATTTTACACTATGTTTCTTTTACAGCAAAGAACCAGGTAAGACCAGCTAACAAATTTACCTGCAGGTGGAAGATGTTTCCAAGAGATGTATAATAatatctgcagacacacaagcacacaagcagGCAGGTAGAGGTACATGAGTTTATCTAAAAGAGAGAATTCCAAGCTTCTTTCTGATTCCGTTCATTGTTTCATTCAATGAAGAGTTActaaagaaggaaaataaaggGATCTGAGCTAACCAGTTTATTCAAAAGACAAGTTTGTATCATCGACCACTAACTGTGTGTAAACCACAGCTCTCAGGAGCAGTTTATACTCCAGTAAAACTGGATTGTGACATGCAGATATCATCCATCCACTCAAAAGTCAGTTCTGTCAGAACAGTTTGTCCTTGAATCTGCACAGGAGAGCTCACCAGAGTTGAACTGGACCTCCTGCCCCACATGTGAGTCTACAGACTGTGACAATTCCAGTGAAATGAATGGATTTAGCTtgagctttattttgaaattgtaaATGCTGGTGTGCCCGGGCCTTTAGAACATGGTTACTTTCTTTGAACAGAGTGCAATGGTGTAATCAGATTCTTTGTTTGTCAAATGGATTGAGTTTCATATAGTCAGAGGAACCCTGATCCCCATCTGTGGATCTACCAGGCCCATAATGGAATTTTAAGGTTTCTAGACTCTATAGTAATCAGACTTTGCACAACATGAAAATCAATGCTCTAACAATGGAAAGCCTCAGTGTTTGTATGAGGCATTGGAGCCAGTAGCCTGGTAGGGCAAATGCATGGTTTTGGTTGCTGCATTGCCATCACCAAACAGAAGAGTCCCGTGTGGATTTAACTTTGAGCATAAAGAAAGTTGAATGATTAAGGTTAATTTAGGATGAGGGATTTAGATGAAGGATTTGAAGTATGATTAGGATTATGGTAAGGCTATCATAAGAGCCCATAGCAGTTTGAGTTGAGTGTGTTGATCCCAGGTTATTTAGCAGTCATGGTGTTGGGTATgctgcacacattcacagagacagattgAAGAAAGTGGTagttcttcctctctttcaccaCTTTAATCTTGTCCATGTTTGCTTGTTCTGTCTCTCTAAACTTCTGTCAtatctccatctcctccctcctccatgtCCCTTGCCCTCTCTTTCCTGTGACACCATGTGTCATAGGACATACATAGgacattcacaaacacagcatcccCCTCAATGATATGCAGAACTCAGATTCTACATCTTCACAGCGTACTTCTCTGCAGAGATTCTCTCCTCTTAATGTGATTATTTCAGCTCTTGCCATCTCTGTTTTATGCCACATTTctatttaatgtctttttctttccactgcaCAAAGCTCATGAATAAATCGTGAGGTGTCAAGGTCTCAGCTCAGTTTGCCACAAATTTAGATTTTGTGGTATGTCTGGAGTGCCTGGGAGCTGCCAGCACCCTCGAAGACCAATCTGACGGTTGGAAGATGATGTTAAAGGGCAGAGACTTGGAACAGATTTAGCTATACTTTGGGCTCAGTTTTgccatatacacaaacatgtccTCACTCGGCCCAGTCCATCAAAATATTGCATTTTCCTCTCTAATGCTACCTTTTTCATCTGACATACCCTTggcctctgctctctctcatttttatgTTGACAACCACTTTATCTCCTTTTCTCAGCTCCGCAATAAATATCAGCTCCCAACAAAGCATCAGATACCTCCATGCTATTCAATCCTGTACTCCCAATATCCCTCTCGACCCCCCCACTTGCCAGAATAGATGACATCCTCAACTGGATGTTGAGAGGGGTGTCCCTCTGAGGCCCATCATGGACTTGACTGAAAGGTGCCTGGAGTGTGGACTGATTACACACAAAGTCCTTCAGTGCCAGACAACATTTGATGTAGTTCTATTGGATGTCTATTGGGTGCACGGTCAAAGGCCAAAACAAGCCACTTCACAATCAGTGTTCATCCCACCTGCACTACAAGGAAAACTGCTCTGGCCTCTTTATACCACCAACTCTGGGCTTGTCCCCCAGTGACAGGATATTCAAATGTCTTTGGGACATATATGGCATCACTGTTTCACTTTCCCCTGGCATCGCTTTGCTGGGTGTTATGCCCATTGACTCTCCCCTCACAGGTGTCCAGAGAATAAATGGCAATTGGACTGCATTTCTTAAactacaagtcacattcacccattcacacactcattcatacaatgcttttgtttttctaccacacacacactcacacattggTTTAGTATCTAACTCTGGAGCCACTGGTACTTATGTAAATGACAAACTTTGTAATTACCTATGGACCTGCAAGTCGCtctgttatgttgttgtttatgtttttgaaaacaatttaaaaagtaaaagaatgTGTAGAGACCACATGATGCCTTTAAGAGAAATATGACCTGGACATTGGAGAGAATAACAGCTTGATAAAAGTGGTACGACATTGTCCTCAAATACACAATTATCCTCAGACAGGAAACCATTACTACTTTCTTTTGGTGGCAAAGTGCATCTCCTTTAAGTTGACATGATATGTGTCCTTGtgccatctctctgtctcctggacTTCTTATTAATGAGGGTCACACAATTAGCCTCTCTTTGAGAAGTTCCTCATCAGCCACTCCATCTCATCCTCAGCACCTGTTTTATAATGAGACCACAGACGGATAAAAAGGCTGGGCTCACTTAAAAATCTACTCTTAGACATGTCACATGTACAGAGTGTCTCAACTCATCTGAGACAACAGACAGCCGCTACCATTTCAAAGGTACCAATGAGATGATCTGTCTTGTTATTTTATCTCTTAATATGCTCTGCTGTCACTTCATTGCTTTATTACCATAGAGAGTCTTGACAGTGGTGTGCTCCTTCCTGCAGAAGAACTTCTTCAAGGACGCTGAAGAACAGTTACTTAATTTACTGTGGTACCAcgagaaacacaacattttcaagTCCACACCACAAATCTAGATATTTCAGTGTTCTCTGTTTTAGGTCACATCTTCACAGTTCTTATGGTTATGATGTGACAACAGTATagttaaggtttggttaggtttagagaaAGCAGCAGGTTGAGATCATTTCAGTGAAATCAGGACAATGTGTAAATCGGGGTGGTGAATAAATCCATGTAAGTCTTTTACTTTGAGTCCAAGGTCTGTGACATGAATTTGAACCTCTGAACAAAGCGATGATCAAAGTGGTGATCTTTGAGGGAACAGAGAATGGTGGCTACTAGCTGTGTTGCATAACACTGCTCCAAGAAGCAAACATGTAGCAGAGGTACAAGTAAACTATTCAGCTCAATTCCATTAAGGTAGGTTGGAGAGCTGACTGACCAGAACTAGTGTGTTCCTGGTATGGTACAGTGCGAGATCACAGTATTTCATAGAACAGTCGTACAGGTATGTCATCAAGTCACCAAGTTTCTAGAAACCTAAAGCTGGAGAGAAGgcaagaaaaggggaaaaacacgTGGAACAatatggctgttttttttgcCTTGGCTGTAACAGTGGAGCCTGTAGGTGACGAAAGAGTATCTATAGGATAGGAGTAAGTGTTGCTCTTCTGCTTTTCACTGAAGATAAGACTTGAACATTTCCATATAACCTATGCATACAGTAGAGTGCATTAAACATGCAGAATGTGAAAAGAGAGGTAGACAAATTGGATGTGTGTTCAATTGCAGGGGCTTAGATAGAAACGTATCATGATTAGAAAAACATGGATGTGAGATTTCTAAATGTTCGAAactgtttgcattttgttgAACATATTTCACACATATTGTTTCAGGAAATCTAAATGTTCCTTTAGCACATCAACATCCTTCAGTTTTATCACATATGTTCTGTTTCAGTTCTGTTCAATCTACCCAATAAATCTGAGGTAACAATTTGAATTAATTTTGTTCCCCATGATTTGAGTAAAGAATTCCTGTCTCTGTggaaaaacattgttttcagtGATCAGTTTCAAATTAGATATATTCATTATAACATTTttgaaagtaaaaacaaaaatgaatgactCTATTTCTATGCCACTGACCTGGAGTCTTTTTTGGGAGACCTGGAAATGTGCTGCAGGTTTTTACTGAGTGCATCATGGTGTTCAATCAGCGGCCACAGACTTTCTCTTCGGATCAGTCTAAGGTACATTACATCATGGGATTGTTGAGAGGGAGGGCTCTGACTTTGGCTTCATTGGAAGCCGGGcacacagcagagcagtaaGCATATTCTCATATGAAGATTTTATTTCCAGGTTAAAAGCTGTATTTGACCACCCAGATTATTTTAGGAATGCTTCTAAACATCCCCAGAGTTAGAGACAGGGATCTCGAAGTCTTGCAGTGGGCCCACGACTCACTTTGCCTGTCACCCTGGAGTCAGTGATTGGTGGCCCACTATGGAGTAAAATACTCTGGACCATGTCTCAGCCTGTTCCATGTGTGGATGCGGTAAGGCTGTCCATTGGCTTCTGGCAGGGTTTAACTGCCCTCTCCCCACTCCTGGTCACCCTTGATCATACATAGCCCTGGACTTTGTAACTGGTCTGCCACCTGGGCAGGGCGAAACAGTCgtccatttccattttctggCCCCCCATAAGCTCCTCTTGGCCACAGAAGCTGCTGACCTGTTGGTTAACAATGTATTCAGACTCCATGGTATTCCTTCAGACATTGTTTCAGATCATAGCCCCCAGTGTATCTAACTGGTGCTGTAATTTCAAGTAAAAAAAcatctggttccagcttctcaggtgAGAATTTACATCACGTCTGTGTATGATTTTAAATGAATACCTCAACTCCAGCCAggtggcacggtggtgcagtggttagcactgtgaCCTCACAGCAATAAAGTTCAAGCTTCAATTCCCAGTCTGGGCCCTGTGTGTCTGGCTTCTTCTCACAATCCCAAAAGCATGCACATTGgtttaattggctactctacacaacaacaaaataacagttatttttagatctattttaaaaaatgctgcttTCCTACTTCGCACCTACTGCATCAAAGTGCCATCACTTATCattacatcatcatcaccattttGGCCACATCCCTAAAAATCAGTccaaaaagacaacaaatgaCTATCAAACATGTTGTGGCCAGATGATCTAAAACACTTCATTTGGAGGAACAAACAAAAGTGATACCCATAATATCACTAATAATCATGAAGTGCACAGAAAAATGATCAGTAAGTATAAGTACAGCAAGTCCAATGGGTCAAAGCTAAAGCAGGAAGCCTGTAAACTGTTATTTCtattcattttcctgtttgccTTAGTTGCTAGTTTTAACAAAACCAttaaatgaatgagaagaaataGGTTGGTCTGTTTCTAAATTGTGCATCAGTATTGCAGGTAGActgtttatattattattaacagaGACACTGCAGTCGCCTCCTGGTCCAGagaaaatgttcacattcacaACATGATGGTGGTTGGAAATCTGTCCATCCCATCAGTGTAGGAGTTTTTTAACGGCCTAAAGGGGGAAACAGAAAGGaaatgtcagtcagtccacTCTGGGGGCTACTGTTACAGGGTTACAGTGACAAACAAAGGTGCAGAagagtctgcagtgtttctcaaATGTAGTGATTATATGCTGGAATGAATGTCCAGAGAGTCTCCTCAAATCAAATGGAcgtgaaaacagaaataaaagctgGAGAAGGTTCAACAGGTTATTTACATGATGTtgtacacagtgtgtgagtgaatgaacaTCATTGGGAAATTTGGgaaccaccccccaccccccagatGAAGTTGATGCCTGATCCTGAAAGTCAGACAGCAGAAAGATCCCCAAGAAGAAAGGCCAGTGAGTCAGCACAGCCGTCTGCCCCGGAGGGAAGCTGTCACTGTGGATTCATGCAACAAGTGTTCAAATTCTGTTCCCCTCCAGACAGCTGCTGTCCACAGCTCAGGGTTAGCCAAGTGGAAAGGCCACACAGATGGTGCTTCATGCAATTACAGGTGAGTTTTATCCCAGGGAAAGAGTACCTACGAGCTGTTCCCCAACTGGTGTGAAATCACTTCATCATGAAGGCTTTCTGCAGAATGACATTCCACACAGCAGACGTTTGGTCTCCTGCGGTAGTGGTGCTCCCTCTTGGGGGTTTTGGTGATGCTGTCAGGACTCTTTGGTTTCACCATTAGCTGACTCTGAATGTCTGAGAGGCTAAATGACGTCTGTCTCACACTCTGCTTTTATAAATATTATTAGTCTACATTTTTGCATTCAGTTGACAAAAACAGGAGAGGCTGGGGGCAAAAAGGGGCTGGGGTGGTGGTTCAGCTCAGAATCAACCAAAGCATGCTATGATGAGGTGAACAGGTGTGACACCTGcactggaacacacacatcatttttcgtttgaaaatgcaaatcaGGCCTGGTTAGagagacaccctctctaattttaatattaggcttaaaacctttttgtttgacaaagtttataattagttgtagttatagttttagttattatgactaaacctatagttagtcacaattatttctatagacactgttacagttaaggataaagcagtagggctggctcagacaactgaaccatcccttagttatgctgctataggcctaggctgctgggggacttcccatgatcctctgcacaccttttctttttttctctcatcagacccactctcacatttattaacctttattacatgCCATCAACTCTGTGTCCCCTCTGTCCcatagtcctgtgcttgtttctctttggtctctctttctctgttcctttctgcaggtatctctggctctggagctgcatgttctctgtctgtggtcctggctccaccgacGTGccgctgtttattgtctacaattatccatttctaacacattactatgcttaatgttccactctgctacagatacattttggattaatattctatgcagactgtaatgtaaatcattaccaatcatgacaactttttgcttctgtgctctgtttcctatcataactgtaatctgctgagcacacagtatccactaactgttctgtaatctgaatgctggctctctaacattgtccacttccAACCCTGTCTGTATcgtgttttatatgctgcatgtcctggGGGCATGTGAAGTCCTGGGAATTGAAACAAACATCCATGCAGTTTTGGCAGAAATGTGTGATTTCAGGGTGAATGTCAATGTTGCTCCATGAACAGAAGCCAGAATCTGACTTATTCATAATTCAAACGCGAGTCCCTCTGAATTCCACTCTGAGAGGTGTGTGTTGACAGTTAATCTGCAGCAAGGTCCTGCTGCAACTTGTTTTCCACAAGGGATGATGGTgtctctgcaggaggagagaagtcctgtctgttgtctgttgcTGAAAATAGTAGCTTGTAGTCTCAGGCAGCCTAATGGACctgaggagcagctgagagacacacacacctgctctaaAAGCTTTCTGAGACAGATCAGAGAGAGTGTCATCAAGGACACTACAATgacactgcacagacacaaggCAGAGGTGAAggtgtgtgaatctgtgtatgtgtgttggtgtgtgaatcagtcagtgtgtgggtgtgtgagttaGTTGCTTTATTAAACTGAACAGTAACACACCTCACACAGATCAAACCCTTTATGAAGCTGACCTGAGAGACTGTCATCTCTGCACCAGCTGAAagtttcatgtttgtgtttctgtgaatgtgagttggttttactttgtgttgCTAATAGACAGTTAATGTAAGAGACCAGTTAGAGCCGAATGGGGTTGGAATTGATGTGCCTTGTTTATTTACCTGTTAACCAAGTTAAATCATCTGTCAAgcctttcatttatttcactgtattttctctCAGTTAACTGATTGGGTTGATTTCAAACcttaaactgattaaaaatttccccactgagggactaataaaggattttcttatctttcttctTATcttaaaatgaattcaaatgGCTAACATTGCTGAAAggcaaagcagcaaatcctcacatttacaCCTTCACAGTGTAGATCACTGTGAGACATTCAACATGGTTCACATGCTGCAGAACTGAATGAGGACTGATGAGTGAGGACAAAGGATGAGAAACCCACAGAGtcctgtgctgcagtgtgtgtgtagaagtcAACTTTGGTGTGAAAGAAAGGTTGGTGATTGCGCCTCCATCACGAGATCTTGTTTCAAATCTCGGCAAAAAGTCtctgcagagtccagagacAGGGTTGTGTAGAGGCACAGATCTGGAGAAGGCTACTGTTGCATTGAAAGTTCTCAAGAGAACAGTGTCCAGGCAGAAGGGCCTGGGTAAGAAAGGTGGCCAACAACCGGATGGTCACTGAGGTGCTGAGATCCTGTGTGATGATGGGAGAAACTTCCAGAGggacaaccatcactgcagcactccACTGATCTGGGCTTTTTGGCAGAGTGGACAGACAAAGCTCTCCTcagtgaaagacacatgaaGCCTGTCTTTGAATGTCTTTAAGCAGCCCAGACAGAGACCTGACTTGAATCCAGTCAACAAAAACATCTGGGGAGACCTAATCAGGCCTAAGCAGCAGTGATGTTTTTTAACTAATACAGTGCCTCTCCCTCTGAAATATACTACGGCAGATAAAGGAAATAATCTAGTCTCACAAATTGTACTTGAGTATAgtgaatgttctttttttactttccaccactgctgcacATCACAAGTGACATGAACTAACCTAAGTGTGGTAAGCTGATGACACTGTCCACATGAACTGGATGTTTACCCCATTAACACTGCAGTCACACACCACTGtgctctgctgtggctgcatCAAATTggtaatagaaaaaaaagcttatttcAAACAGTGAGTACTATCAAATATATTTGTAACTTCATCTTACACCCCTGTGCTTTGCCAATGGACAAAGCAAAGCTGCGCTGTTTTTGGGGGATTATTATGGAGTTGTGAAATCATTTTCGTCTGACCCAGTGTTTTAATGTTAACGCTTTCTTATTAACACTGGACTTCCACAGGCTGTCTCAGTAAACCAGTCAGCTGTAAATGGTCACTAAATTCGTTCCTGTTAGCTGGCAGACTGAGACTGAGCTCCAGGGCTGAATTATTAACCACGACAAAACTAAAGTGTCCACTTTAGTTTCATCCAGACTTGTCAGTGCAATGCAGGCCTGCGGATTTAGACTGTGGGGTCATTCTCATCTCCATCTCTCAGATCCCACACTGTGTGCAGTCATCACATGTCAACAGGCAGTCACTGAAGCAGGAACTAGTTTTTCACCAGTTTACACAAGGTAACtattttaaacaaagaaagGCATAACACTGAGTGCAGTAtgtcaaataaaatagaattcTTTATTAACCACACCTGAATGCAACATTTGTTCCTGGTAGATGGTAGACAACATGgtgtgtttctgcctgtttctgtcATATTCAGGAAAGCAGCTGCTCAGACCCCATACTCTATATTACTGTGTTTCATGAACTTAAAACCCGAGGTAAAAGGAAACAGGAGCTCCAGCTTCTGTTATTACAGTGGTTGCATGACATTAAATACAATACGGCTTCCTACACTGGTAGATCTGCTGTCGTGTGGGAAAGTTGTGACACTAAGCAAGATATTGTTATCACATGTGAGTTATACACTGATATGGAAGAACATTATGACTGCTCACAGGCGACACCAATTATCTCCGAACACCACTGTGTACTAAGATCTCAGATATATTAGACGCTAAGTGAACCATTAGTTCTTCTAGTCCTAGGCTCAGAACCTACAGCAGTCAGGGAAAGGACCACTACTGAGTAGGGAGAAACCACAAACTGCTGGTTCTAGAGGGAATACGACTCAGCACACAGCGCTGCGTAGATTTAGACTGGTCAGGGTGCCCATGCTGGTCATTAGTCCAGTTAGGCTCATCAGTGTAATTACCTGTCGGATGttgcagtttttctgtttttcagcagctggaAGAAGCAATGAGACATGAACACAGTACACAGTATTAATAAACCTCAACCTTTCCTTTAGCACACACATCTGCGGTGCTGCTGCCAAAGCAAAAGCTGATATGATCTCAGTCTGATGAGTGTCATCTATCCCACGACCACCGTGTCGTCATCTGGAAACTCATAGTAGGGGACCTCCAGGTTGAGGGGAGCAGGACCCTTTCTGATACGGCCCGAGGCATCGTAGTGCGAGCCATGGCAGGGGCAGTAGTAACCTCCGAAGTCTCCGGCGTTGGCGATGGGCACGCAGCCCAGATGTGTGCACACCCCAAGGACAATGACCCATCTGGGGTTGATGACCCGGTCCTTGTCGTGCTGAGGGTCTCGCAGCTCTGCAATGTTCACGCCAGCTTCTGTGGagatctctttctctgtgcgGTGACGGACGAAGAGTGGTTTGCCTCTCCATTTGAAGGTCATGTTCTTGCCTTCTGGGATGTCACTCAGCTTGATTTCGATCTTGGAGAGAGCCAGGACGTCAGCCGAGGCGCTCATGGAGGAAACAAACTGAGTCACCACTGTCTTGGCAGCGTAGACACCCACAACGGTTGTGGCCCCAGTGACCAGATAGGAGAAGGCTCTTCTAGATTCACTGCTCTCCTGGGACGACTTGCTGGGGTCGACAACCTCTGGACGCCTGTAGTCAGAGAAATCTGGTATCCTGACATCTGTGTGGGCAAATCTGACTCCTGCACAGCCTGCTGACAAAAACAAGTGGGTCATTAGTTTGAATGAACACTAAATGCTACACAAAGGACCCTGCTGCATTATGGCTGATAGAGATGAGCCGCTGCTGGGTCTATTTTAGGGGTGGTGAAAAAAGtcgattattgattaatccCGATTATATTATGGACGCCTATGAGTCCATTATTAAATTTCTAAACAttgattatttttgcattttttaaaaattgtaatacacagcagtgactcctccggttactggctgtcatacaggatttaagAGCAAAGGCAACCGCCTGAAGCCCGTCCACTGAATCAACGTACTCTCCATGAGGTGACAAAACTAGCCCTGGCGGAAGACTACatctaaaacaaaagttaaaaaaaataatttgagttACAAGTTACAACTGTACTacacaatactgaaggtgctttgaggtaaataaataaatggtgcAATAcatttatggtgtattttgggttactgCTGTCAAATGGAAA contains:
- the LOC121176644 gene encoding cytochrome b-c1 complex subunit Rieske, mitochondrial, encoding MISLAARSGAFSPYMQATAFAVAGPLKALVPGVVVKGEKILLNPKKQFLCRESLNGQSPKTGPAVTVSINGCAGVRFAHTDVRIPDFSDYRRPEVVDPSKSSQESSESRRAFSYLVTGATTVVGVYAAKTVVTQFVSSMSASADVLALSKIEIKLSDIPEGKNMTFKWRGKPLFVRHRTEKEISTEAGVNIAELRDPQHDKDRVINPRWVIVLGVCTHLGCVPIANAGDFGGYYCPCHGSHYDASGRIRKGPAPLNLEVPYYEFPDDDTVVVG